The Arachis hypogaea cultivar Tifrunner chromosome 16, arahy.Tifrunner.gnm2.J5K5, whole genome shotgun sequence genome contains a region encoding:
- the LOC140180118 gene encoding uncharacterized protein, producing MITFLPEDCQHGTSAEDAPFVISARIGIGLVRRILVDTDADSNILFRGAFDKLGLRNENLQTHRNGVTGLGDNFLKPEGSITLPLTIGTGNQRMTILSEFVVLEDSTAYNVILGRKTINDFSAIIFTKYLLMKFITEDGSIETIHGDREVAAECNNTSLALRKKSRDAAGIFLADLDARQDGQPRPEPEGDMEKLQVGQTKDEYTFINKNLPYDLKEDLSQLLKLNRDLFAFTPADMPGIDPDLMSHRLAVDPKAKPVAQRRRKMSSDRAAEVKRQVQALLEANFIRELPYTTWLANVVLVKKSNRKWRMCVDYTDLKKACPKDAFPLPNIDGLVDAASGHRYLSFMDAYSGYNQIPMHRPDEEKMAFITPDGTYCYTVMPFGLKNAGATYQRLVNKIFQDLSGTKLEVYIDDMLAKTDSGDQLISDLKVIMNTLRKHQMRLNPTKCAFGMEAGKFLGIMITQRGVEANSEKCRAILEMTSPKNVNDIQKLTGRLTALSRFLGASAQKAIPFFKLMKKGAPFKWEAECEEAFQYFKKVLAEPPVLAKPQTGETLYLYLSITEEAPAAFDIKFKPRYAIKAQAMADFIAEMTPGNSTPESWKLHVDGSSNVTFGGTGVILKSQNRVVIKQSVRYEFPVSNNQAEYEALLAGLALAKEVGAKGLEINTDSQIVSSQINGDYQTRDPLLQQYLAKVNKLKEEFNHVTIRHVPRERNARADLLSKLAS from the exons ATGATAACTTTCCTACCCGAGGACTGCCAGCATGGCACCTCGGCTGAAGACGCCCCTTTTGTCATCTCAGCAAGAATCGGAATAGGACTCGTTCGAAGAATACTGGTGGACACCGACGCAGACTCCAACATCCTTTTCCGaggagccttcgacaagctcgggctCCGCAACGAAAATCTCCAAACACACCGCAACGGTGTCACGGGACTCGGGGACAACTTTCTCAAACCAGAAGGTTCCATCACCCTCCCCCTCACCATAGGAACAGGCAACCAAAGGATGACAATTCTATCTGAATTCGTGGTCCTAGAAGACTCCACTGCTTACAACGTCATCctcggaagaaaaacaatcaatgaTTTCTCGGCCatcatctttaccaaatacctccttATGAAGTTCATAACGGAGGACGGCTCCATCGAAACCATCCATGGAGACCGGGAAGTCGCGGCAGAATGCAACAACACCAGCCTAGCTCTACGAAAAAAATCCCGCGACGCGGCTGGGATATTCCTAGCCGACCTGGACGCCCGACAAGACGGCCAACCTAGGCCTGAACCGGAAGGCGACATGGAAAAACTACAAGTAGGGCAAACCAAGGACGAATACACCTTCATCAACAAGAACCTCCCATATGACCTTAAAGAAGACCTTTCCCAACTCTTAAAACTAAACAGAGACTTGTTCGCTTTtacaccagccgacatgccgggaataGATCCCGACTTAATGTCCCACCGGCTAGCCGTAGATCCCAAGGCCAAACCCGTGGCACAAAGGAGACGGAAAATGTCGTCAGACCGAGCGGCCGAGGTCAAAAGACAAGTACAAGCCCTACTCGAAGCAAACTTCATCCGAGAACTACCCTACACGACGTGGTTAGCAAATGTCGTACTGGTAAAAAAGTCCAACAGAAAGTGgcgaatgtgtgtcgactacacgGACCTCAAGAAAGCCTGTCCTAAAGACGCTTTtcccctaccaaacatcgacggattGGTGGACGCCGCATCCGGACAccgatacctcagcttcatggacgcatactccggCTATAATCAAATACCcatgcaccgacccgacgaggaaaAAATGGCATTCATCACCCCCGACGGAACGTACTGCTACACAGTCATGCCCTTCGGCTTGAAGAACGCCGGAGCCACCTACCAACGGCTCGTTAACAAAATATTTCAAGACCTGTCCGGAACCAAACTAGAAGTCTACATAGATGACATGCTCGCCAAGACCGACTCCGGCGATCAACTCATCAGCGACCTCAAGGTCATCATGAACACATTACGAAAGCAccaaatgcgactcaacccgacaaaatgcgctttcggaatggaggctggGAAGTTTCTCGGCATCATGATCACACAACGCGGAGTTGAAGCCAACTCAGAAAAGTGTCGCGCTATCCTTGAAATGACAAGCCCAAAAAACGTAAACGACATCCAAAAGCTCACCGGCCGACTAACAGCACTATCTCGCTTTCTCGGAGCATCGGCTCAAAAAGCAATCCCCTTcttcaaactaatgaaaaaaggaGCCCCCTTCAAATGGGAAGCAGAATGTGAAGAAGCTTTCCAATATTTCAAGAAAGTCCTAGCAGAACCACCAGTCCTCGCCAAACCCCAAACAGGGGAGACTCTCTACTTgtacctctccataacggaagaAGCACCCGCGGCG TTCGATATCAAGTTCAAACCCCGATACGCGATCAAAGCACAAGccatggccgactttatcgccgaGATGACACCGGGAAACTCCACCCCCGAATCATGGAAACTACACGTTGACGGCTCCTCGAACGTCACTTTCGGAGGCACCGGAGTCATTCTCAAAAGTCAAAACAGAGTCGTGATCAAACAGTCAGTACGATACGAATTCCCAGTCTCaaataaccaagcagaatatgaggccctCCTGGCGGGCTTAGCCCTAGCCAAAGAAGTCGGAGCAAAGGGCCTGGAAATAAACACGGATTCACAAATAGTCAGTTCCCAAATTAACGGAGACTACCAAACGCGAGATCCCCTGCTACAAcagtaccttgccaaagttaaCAAATTAAAGGAAGAATTCAATCACGTAACCATACGGCACGTCCCCAGGGAGCGTAACGCCAGGGCTGACCTCCTCTCTAAACTAGccagctga